In a single window of the Dethiosulfovibrio salsuginis genome:
- a CDS encoding nucleotide sugar dehydrogenase, whose translation MALLDKIKDKSAKIGVIGLGYVGLPLAVEKAKAGYTVTGFDVQGDKCDKVNRGENYIGDVVPEELMDLVSRGLISATTDFDGLKGCDVVAICVPTPLDKFKQPDLSYVEASTKEVASRLHKDMLVVLESTTYPGTTEEILKPLLEASGLKVGTDIYLAFSPERVDPGNATYKTHNTPKVVGGCTSACTEVAKTLYEAVLDAPVCVVSSPKEAEATKILENTFRIVNCALANEMAVLCNKMGINLWEVIKAASTKPFGFVPFYPGPGIGGHCIPLDPFYLTYKAREYDYHTRLIELAGEINDSMPDHVVERLMDLLNDRCKALKCSKILILGVAYKGDIDDLRESPALKVWENLESKGASVDYHDPYCPTVHWKGQEIASTELTEEVLRAYDAVVITTGHKHKVDYALIAKNTQLIFDTKNALAPSVETPREELVNLHLL comes from the coding sequence ATGGCTTTGTTGGACAAAATAAAGGATAAGAGTGCAAAAATAGGGGTCATAGGCCTGGGCTACGTGGGGCTTCCTCTTGCGGTGGAAAAGGCAAAAGCTGGCTACACCGTGACAGGCTTTGACGTGCAGGGAGACAAGTGCGACAAGGTCAACAGGGGGGAGAACTACATAGGCGACGTTGTTCCCGAGGAGCTTATGGACCTGGTGTCCCGTGGGCTTATCTCCGCCACCACCGACTTCGACGGCCTGAAGGGCTGCGACGTGGTCGCCATATGCGTCCCCACGCCGCTGGACAAGTTCAAACAGCCCGACCTGTCCTACGTCGAGGCCTCCACAAAAGAGGTTGCAAGCAGGCTCCATAAGGACATGCTTGTGGTTTTAGAATCCACCACCTACCCCGGAACCACCGAGGAAATCCTGAAGCCCCTCCTCGAGGCGTCTGGCTTAAAGGTGGGAACCGACATATACCTGGCCTTCAGCCCCGAGAGGGTAGATCCAGGCAACGCCACCTACAAAACCCACAACACCCCTAAGGTGGTCGGTGGCTGTACCTCAGCCTGCACCGAGGTCGCCAAAACCCTTTACGAAGCGGTTTTAGACGCCCCGGTCTGCGTCGTCTCCAGCCCTAAAGAGGCGGAGGCCACTAAAATACTTGAAAACACCTTCCGCATAGTAAACTGTGCCCTTGCCAACGAAATGGCCGTACTCTGCAACAAAATGGGCATAAACCTCTGGGAGGTCATAAAGGCGGCGTCCACAAAGCCCTTCGGCTTTGTCCCCTTCTACCCCGGCCCGGGAATAGGGGGCCACTGTATTCCCCTGGACCCCTTCTACCTCACCTACAAGGCCAGGGAATACGACTACCACACAAGGCTCATAGAGCTGGCTGGGGAGATTAACGACTCCATGCCCGACCACGTGGTCGAAAGGCTCATGGACCTGCTGAACGACCGATGCAAGGCCCTAAAGTGCAGCAAAATCCTGATCCTCGGAGTCGCCTACAAAGGGGACATCGACGACCTGAGAGAATCGCCTGCCCTGAAGGTATGGGAGAACCTGGAGTCCAAAGGAGCCTCGGTCGACTACCACGACCCCTATTGCCCCACGGTTCACTGGAAGGGGCAGGAGATCGCCTCAACCGAGCTTACCGAGGAAGTCCTAAGGGCCTACGACGCTGTTGTAATAACCACCGGACATAAGCACAAGGTGGACTACGCCCTTATCGCCAAAAACACCCAGCTCATATTCGACACCAAAAACGCCCTGGCCCCGTCGGTGGAAACCCCTCGGGAAGAGCTTGTAAACCTGCACCTGCTCTAG
- a CDS encoding CDP-glycerol glycerophosphotransferase family protein, translating into MDFVANRAITLIGWSLSQKRKRFLIEGLSRRAASIPGARLLYSRLFRRTRARMLLREEASYGGSSIINMIARENGLVTAEYQHGSISSGHDAYNFSKTLCDSPDYRRTLPQFLLGYGTWWLDQLQTPSEKIPIGNPFRTDALKRVRMDGDRKKDILVLGDGTETEKYLSLCSFLADALSEKYRVVFRPHPIEREQVARKYGKRKGKIALEWEKDIYDAFASADILISELSTGLFEAIGLVRSVFLWDTEKARFCYPSHPFSTFSSSDDLVEKIAFGKEGEVSASIIESMWASGWESNYRDFLKNALS; encoded by the coding sequence GTGGACTTTGTGGCGAATAGGGCAATAACGTTGATTGGGTGGTCTCTTTCCCAGAAGCGAAAGCGCTTTTTGATCGAGGGGCTCTCTAGAAGGGCTGCATCTATACCAGGGGCCAGGCTCCTCTATTCAAGGCTTTTTAGAAGAACAAGGGCCAGGATGCTGTTGAGGGAGGAGGCTTCCTACGGGGGATCTTCCATAATAAATATGATCGCGAGAGAAAACGGCCTTGTCACCGCGGAGTATCAGCATGGCAGCATCTCCTCTGGCCACGATGCCTATAACTTTTCAAAGACCCTCTGTGATAGCCCTGATTACCGTCGAACCCTTCCACAGTTTTTGCTTGGGTATGGAACGTGGTGGCTTGACCAGCTACAAACTCCTTCTGAAAAAATCCCCATCGGAAATCCTTTCAGGACGGATGCCCTTAAAAGAGTCAGGATGGATGGGGATAGGAAGAAGGACATACTGGTCTTAGGTGATGGAACAGAGACTGAGAAGTACCTCTCGCTGTGTTCTTTTCTTGCAGATGCCCTTAGTGAAAAATACAGGGTAGTCTTTAGGCCTCACCCTATCGAAAGGGAGCAGGTTGCCAGAAAGTACGGAAAAAGGAAAGGCAAGATTGCCCTGGAGTGGGAGAAAGATATCTACGATGCCTTTGCCTCTGCGGATATCTTGATCAGCGAGCTTTCCACTGGACTCTTTGAGGCTATAGGTCTGGTTCGATCGGTATTCCTTTGGGATACCGAAAAGGCGAGGTTTTGTTATCCATCTCATCCTTTTTCGACTTTTTCTTCATCTGATGATCTCGTTGAAAAGATAGCGTTTGGAAAAGAGGGCGAAGTTTCCGCCTCGATTATCGAGTCGATGTGGGCTTCTGGCTGGGAGAGCAACTACCGTGATTTCCTGAAAAACGCCTTATCCTGA
- a CDS encoding Gfo/Idh/MocA family protein yields the protein MHNIAILGCGRISESHVAAIEKVDQLRLVACCDILEDRAAATAAKTGCKAYTDYSAMLRDESIDLVALCTPSGLHPAHAITAAEAGVNVLSEKPLGTSLAEVDRAIAACDRAGVLYMEVKQNRLNPTIVLLRQALEAGRFGRIHMITSNVLWTRPQDYYDMAPWRGTWEFDGGCLANQAAHYVDMVQWMGGSVEQVYSLSSTLGRRIEAEDTISVGLKFRNGAIGNINVSVLTYPRNLEGSITIMGDRGTAKIGGVAMNKVEIWDFDAPHRMDEQLDSVSYDPKSVYGGGHYVLYSRIPGFLNKAEGLYGFVSAREGRKTVEVLERAYGTYKRLG from the coding sequence ATGCACAACATAGCCATACTCGGCTGTGGCCGTATCAGCGAAAGCCACGTCGCCGCCATAGAGAAGGTAGATCAGCTCAGGCTCGTAGCCTGTTGCGATATTCTGGAGGATCGGGCCGCCGCAACCGCCGCCAAGACCGGATGCAAGGCCTACACCGACTACAGCGCCATGCTCAGGGACGAATCCATAGACCTGGTAGCCCTCTGCACTCCCTCGGGGCTTCATCCAGCCCACGCCATCACCGCCGCCGAGGCCGGGGTCAACGTACTGTCCGAAAAGCCCCTGGGAACCAGCCTCGCCGAGGTGGACAGGGCCATAGCCGCCTGCGACAGGGCAGGGGTGCTCTACATGGAGGTAAAACAGAACCGGCTGAACCCCACCATAGTGCTGCTTCGTCAGGCCCTGGAGGCCGGGCGTTTTGGCCGGATCCACATGATAACCTCCAACGTCCTCTGGACCAGGCCTCAGGACTACTACGACATGGCCCCCTGGCGGGGAACTTGGGAGTTCGACGGAGGATGCCTCGCCAACCAGGCCGCCCACTACGTGGATATGGTCCAGTGGATGGGAGGATCGGTTGAGCAGGTATACTCCCTGTCCTCGACCCTCGGCAGACGGATAGAGGCGGAGGATACCATCTCAGTGGGACTCAAGTTCCGAAACGGAGCCATAGGGAACATAAACGTATCGGTGCTGACCTACCCCAGAAACCTGGAGGGAAGTATCACAATCATGGGAGACAGGGGAACCGCAAAAATAGGTGGCGTCGCCATGAACAAAGTGGAGATATGGGACTTCGACGCACCTCACCGTATGGACGAACAGCTTGACTCGGTAAGCTACGACCCTAAGAGCGTCTACGGAGGGGGACACTACGTTCTTTACAGCAGAATCCCGGGTTTTCTGAACAAAGCGGAAGGGCTTTACGGTTTCGTCAGTGCCAGAGAGGGAAGGAAGACCGTTGAGGTGTTGGAGAGGGCTTATGGGACCTATAAAAGGCTGGGATAA
- a CDS encoding acylneuraminate cytidylyltransferase family protein — MYEDKRVLAIIPARGGSKRIPGKNVKILGDKPLIAWTVEAAKKSAYIDRLILSSDDNAIAKVAQEHGCDVPFMRPDSLATDTATSADVVIHALNFLGDGLFDYVILLQPTSPFRSCEDVDGAIKGCLSGGFSSLISTRPVRENPSWMYSQEGEVLSSLSERLGEAASLRWQILNGAIYVFDVRWFLRNRAFMDEKTRLYSMPWERSVDIDTMEDWAWAEFLLDKGILTWR; from the coding sequence TTGTACGAGGACAAGAGAGTTCTGGCCATAATACCGGCCAGAGGTGGTTCAAAGAGGATACCAGGCAAGAACGTAAAGATACTGGGGGATAAGCCTTTAATAGCCTGGACCGTAGAGGCTGCGAAAAAATCGGCCTACATAGACAGGTTAATCCTTTCCTCCGACGATAACGCCATAGCGAAGGTAGCCCAGGAGCACGGCTGCGATGTCCCTTTTATGAGGCCTGACAGCTTAGCGACCGATACCGCTACCAGTGCCGACGTGGTTATACACGCACTGAACTTTCTAGGTGACGGTCTTTTCGACTACGTGATTTTGCTTCAGCCTACATCTCCCTTTCGATCCTGTGAGGATGTGGACGGAGCCATAAAGGGCTGTCTTTCTGGAGGTTTTTCGTCATTGATCTCCACCAGACCGGTGAGGGAAAATCCCTCATGGATGTATTCCCAGGAGGGAGAGGTCTTGTCCTCCCTCTCCGAACGCCTTGGAGAGGCTGCTTCTCTGCGGTGGCAGATATTGAATGGGGCCATCTATGTATTCGACGTCCGGTGGTTTTTGAGGAACAGAGCCTTCATGGACGAGAAAACCCGCCTCTATTCCATGCCCTGGGAGAGGTCCGTCGATATAGACACCATGGAGGACTGGGCCTGGGCGGAGTTTTTGTTGGACAAGGGGATTTTGACGTGGAGATAA
- a CDS encoding NeuD/PglB/VioB family sugar acetyltransferase, protein MGWIILGGGGHGSVIGDILLSDGHSVEGFTDISPSPPLLGRIPYLGDDLVVLARDRREVCLANGIGSVGDPSLRLRIFEDFQGKGYDFPPVISKNAYISPFASLGQGTVIFPGAIIQTAVSLGVNVIINTGAVVDHGCKIGNHVHIAPGTVLSGDVTVGDRCHIGTGASVIQGIEIGEGAIVAAGAVVVKSVGNGETVMGVPARRRP, encoded by the coding sequence GTGGGCTGGATAATATTAGGAGGCGGCGGCCACGGCTCCGTCATAGGGGATATCCTCTTGAGCGACGGCCACTCCGTCGAGGGCTTTACCGATATATCACCCTCGCCCCCTCTTTTGGGCCGTATACCATACCTAGGGGACGATCTCGTCGTTTTAGCCAGGGACCGACGGGAGGTCTGTCTGGCTAACGGAATAGGGTCCGTAGGAGATCCCTCCTTGAGACTGAGGATATTCGAGGACTTTCAGGGTAAAGGCTATGATTTTCCGCCGGTAATATCTAAAAACGCCTATATATCCCCCTTTGCCTCCCTGGGACAGGGGACGGTGATTTTCCCAGGAGCGATTATCCAGACGGCGGTTTCCCTCGGTGTAAACGTGATAATAAACACAGGAGCGGTAGTGGACCACGGATGTAAAATAGGCAACCACGTTCATATCGCCCCTGGTACGGTCCTGTCCGGCGACGTCACAGTAGGGGACCGTTGCCACATAGGGACCGGAGCGTCGGTGATACAGGGAATAGAGATAGGCGAAGGTGCGATCGTAGCCGCTGGGGCCGTGGTCGTTAAGTCCGTCGGAAACGGAGAGACTGTTATGGGAGTTCCCGCAAGGAGGAGACCTTAG
- a CDS encoding flippase, whose product MGGRFTGVSKIISGVFKSNLFRSAGTYGFFSLLSVAIPFLLLPVMTRYLTPDDYGIVAIFGVMVTLATPFVGLSAHGAYGRAFFAPDRFDADVYMGTVVFFVIATGLAMQGLFYIFRGTLSGIFSFPASWIWAVPLVALSSVIGQIVLTSWQVREAPKSYGLFQNGRTLSELIGALGLVVLLGMGWQGRILSKTAVYVFFAMLGFWVMVKNDWLRPRFNRAYLAHALCFGVPLIPHGLAGILNTTIDRVFISHMVGMADTGLYTVGYQIGSIIGLLTTAFNQAYVPWLYRKLNEDSSGEKIKIVRLTYAYFIIIIFLALFLGLIAPVLMGFLVGREFQGSVVFVVWIAMGYAFSGMYYMVVNYIFYAEKTRVLALATFLGAMINIVLNYFFIKLNGAVGAAQATSLTYVLTFLFVWYVASKVYPMPWKEALKTTKLKDGEHR is encoded by the coding sequence ATGGGAGGTAGGTTTACTGGTGTTAGCAAGATAATATCCGGTGTTTTTAAATCAAACCTATTTCGTTCTGCGGGAACCTATGGCTTTTTCTCTTTGCTCAGTGTGGCGATCCCTTTCTTGCTGCTTCCGGTTATGACTAGGTATCTTACTCCCGATGACTACGGTATCGTCGCTATATTTGGGGTTATGGTCACTCTTGCAACCCCGTTTGTGGGACTCAGTGCTCACGGTGCATACGGAAGAGCTTTTTTTGCCCCTGACCGGTTTGACGCCGATGTCTATATGGGGACGGTGGTATTTTTTGTCATCGCGACGGGACTTGCTATGCAGGGGCTGTTTTATATTTTCAGAGGGACTCTCAGCGGCATATTCTCTTTCCCTGCTTCCTGGATTTGGGCAGTTCCCCTAGTTGCATTGTCCTCCGTGATTGGACAGATAGTCCTGACTTCTTGGCAGGTCAGAGAAGCCCCAAAGTCCTATGGCCTTTTCCAAAACGGAAGGACCTTGTCGGAGTTAATCGGAGCTCTGGGATTGGTCGTCCTCTTGGGTATGGGGTGGCAGGGCAGAATACTGTCAAAAACTGCTGTTTACGTCTTTTTCGCTATGCTTGGGTTTTGGGTTATGGTTAAAAATGATTGGCTGAGGCCTCGTTTTAACAGAGCCTATCTAGCACATGCCCTGTGCTTTGGAGTTCCTTTGATACCCCACGGTTTGGCTGGGATACTGAACACGACCATCGATAGGGTCTTCATCTCTCATATGGTGGGAATGGCGGACACGGGGTTATACACCGTCGGTTATCAGATAGGATCCATAATAGGCCTTTTGACCACGGCGTTCAACCAGGCCTATGTCCCTTGGCTTTACAGGAAGCTAAACGAGGATTCCTCCGGGGAAAAAATAAAGATAGTTCGTCTTACCTATGCTTACTTTATCATTATAATTTTTCTTGCTCTTTTCCTTGGGTTGATCGCTCCTGTCTTGATGGGATTTCTTGTCGGCAGGGAATTTCAGGGATCCGTCGTCTTTGTCGTATGGATAGCGATGGGGTACGCCTTTAGCGGGATGTACTATATGGTCGTGAACTATATTTTTTACGCCGAAAAAACCCGTGTTTTGGCTTTGGCAACCTTCCTTGGGGCTATGATAAACATCGTTTTGAATTATTTTTTTATAAAACTAAACGGGGCTGTGGGAGCCGCTCAGGCCACCTCGTTAACCTACGTGCTGACTTTTCTCTTTGTGTGGTATGTCGCTTCAAAGGTCTACCCTATGCCGTGGAAAGAGGCTTTAAAGACAACAAAACTGAAAGACGGTGAACACAGATGA
- a CDS encoding NAD-dependent 4,6-dehydratase LegB: MKTLVTGAGGFIASHLVEKLVDQGHEVRAFVRYNSSNSWGWLENSPCRDSIEIISGDIRDYDLVHTALKGCDTVYHLAALIGIPYSYVSPLAYVRTNVEGTYNVLQGAREYGVKVIHTSTSETYGTAQYVPIDEDHPINPQSPYAASKASADFLALSYHRSFDLPVSVVRPFNTYGPRQSARAIIPTVISQMLDGRNKLSLGNLSPTRDLTFVSDTVSGFIAAASSEGTVGKTVNLGTGYEISIGDLVNKIAEIVGCQVEIVSDEQRIRPPKSEVERLLSNPSRMESLSRWKATVSLNEGLKKTVEWMKDRKSLYKSDLYNV, encoded by the coding sequence ATGAAAACCTTAGTGACCGGTGCAGGAGGCTTTATCGCCTCCCACCTCGTGGAAAAGCTGGTGGATCAGGGCCATGAGGTCCGTGCCTTCGTCCGCTATAACTCAAGCAACTCCTGGGGGTGGCTGGAGAATTCCCCCTGTAGGGACTCGATCGAGATAATATCCGGCGACATCCGAGACTACGACCTGGTTCATACGGCCCTTAAAGGCTGCGATACGGTCTACCATCTCGCCGCTCTCATAGGCATTCCCTATTCCTACGTATCCCCTCTGGCCTACGTCCGAACCAACGTAGAGGGAACCTACAACGTCCTTCAGGGGGCCAGGGAATACGGTGTGAAGGTTATCCATACCTCCACCAGCGAGACCTACGGAACCGCCCAGTACGTCCCTATCGACGAGGATCATCCTATCAATCCTCAGTCTCCCTACGCCGCTAGCAAGGCCTCCGCCGACTTTTTGGCCCTGTCCTACCACCGATCCTTCGACCTTCCTGTGTCGGTGGTCAGGCCGTTCAACACCTACGGTCCCAGACAGTCCGCTCGGGCCATTATCCCTACCGTTATATCCCAGATGCTGGACGGCAGGAATAAGCTCTCTTTAGGCAACCTAAGCCCCACCAGAGACCTCACCTTCGTCTCCGATACCGTCTCTGGCTTTATCGCCGCCGCCTCTTCCGAGGGTACGGTAGGTAAAACAGTTAACCTCGGTACGGGATACGAGATATCCATCGGCGACCTGGTGAACAAAATCGCCGAAATTGTCGGCTGTCAGGTCGAGATAGTCTCCGACGAACAGCGTATTCGTCCCCCCAAAAGCGAGGTGGAGCGGCTACTGTCGAACCCGTCGAGAATGGAATCCCTCTCCCGCTGGAAGGCAACCGTCTCTCTGAACGAGGGGCTTAAAAAGACGGTGGAGTGGATGAAAGACCGGAAATCGCTCTATAAAAGCGACCTGTACAACGTCTAG
- the neuB gene encoding N-acetylneuraminate synthase: MAVYIIAEAGVNHNGSMEMALKLVDAAAEAGADAVKFQTFKAEKLVKRDAPKAEYQIKTTGAGESQFDMLRRLELSEDDHRRIQTACKDRGIDFLSTPFDKDSLSFLADNLGLKKIKLGSGEVTNGPLLLKAAKASLSVILSTGMSLLGEVEMALGCLAFGYMGLENPSKEGFVAAYSDPEGRSLLRDKVTVLHCTSEYPAPLEDVNLNCMVTMGKALGLSVGYSDHTQGISVPIAAVALGATVVEKHFTLDKNLPGPDHRASIDPGEMASMVKAIRDVELALGDGTKTVTPSERTNRLTVRKSLAFSSDLPCGSTIEERQLLPLRPGNGVSPMDMWNILGRTTVKDVKVGDLL; encoded by the coding sequence ATGGCCGTCTACATAATCGCCGAAGCAGGCGTAAACCACAACGGATCTATGGAAATGGCCCTGAAGCTGGTGGACGCCGCCGCCGAAGCTGGGGCGGACGCTGTGAAGTTTCAGACCTTCAAGGCGGAAAAGCTGGTCAAAAGGGACGCTCCTAAGGCGGAGTACCAGATAAAGACCACCGGAGCGGGAGAATCCCAGTTCGACATGCTTCGTCGGCTGGAGCTCTCCGAGGACGACCACCGAAGGATACAGACAGCCTGTAAGGATAGAGGGATCGATTTTCTGTCCACCCCTTTCGACAAAGACAGCCTGTCCTTTCTGGCGGACAATCTGGGGCTCAAAAAGATCAAACTGGGATCCGGGGAGGTGACCAACGGTCCACTGCTCCTGAAGGCGGCTAAGGCGAGCCTGTCGGTTATCCTCTCCACAGGAATGAGTCTTTTAGGGGAGGTGGAGATGGCCTTAGGCTGTCTGGCCTTCGGCTATATGGGCCTTGAAAATCCCTCAAAAGAGGGGTTCGTGGCGGCCTATTCGGACCCCGAGGGCCGTTCCCTCTTGAGGGATAAGGTGACGGTGTTGCACTGCACATCCGAGTACCCCGCTCCCCTGGAGGACGTGAACCTGAACTGCATGGTGACCATGGGGAAGGCCCTGGGCCTGTCGGTGGGATATTCGGACCACACCCAGGGTATCTCGGTTCCCATCGCCGCTGTGGCCCTAGGGGCTACGGTGGTAGAGAAACACTTCACACTGGATAAAAATCTGCCTGGGCCGGACCACAGGGCCTCTATAGATCCAGGTGAGATGGCCTCTATGGTGAAGGCCATAAGGGACGTGGAGCTGGCACTAGGGGACGGAACGAAAACGGTGACGCCCAGCGAGAGGACGAACAGGCTTACAGTCAGGAAAAGCCTTGCCTTCTCGTCGGACCTTCCCTGCGGTTCGACCATAGAAGAGCGCCAGCTGCTGCCTCTCCGCCCCGGGAATGGGGTTTCCCCCATGGATATGTGGAATATACTGGGGCGAACCACGGTTAAGGACGTTAAAGTAGGAGACCTTCTCTAA
- a CDS encoding nucleotidyltransferase family protein, whose protein sequence is MNKDIAIRALCVDSFLALKGALSIIDANASQFVLVVDKDDTLLGVVTDGDIRRAILRGDSLDSPVSSVMNRSPKVTVEGESRGSMIRRMKELDVHFLIKVDENRRVLGIVRFSDLAVPATRTNPVVIMAGGRGRRLGALTDNCPKPMLPLGKKPILEMIIENLVECGFLNFYISVNYLKDSIIDHFGDGDRLGIKIAYLHEEKPLNTAGSLSLIDPLPKEPLLVMNGDIFTDLDFGELIDTHERSGADGTMCLREMSYQVPFGVVDLSDDGSVSSIREKPVITYMANAGMYVLSPEVLSFVPKGEPYAMTTLMDDLISRGKKLVSHTVDGLWIDVGRMEDFERARRSVCDDSRLR, encoded by the coding sequence ATGAATAAGGACATCGCCATTCGAGCTCTTTGTGTTGACTCTTTTCTCGCTTTAAAGGGTGCCTTGAGTATTATCGATGCTAACGCATCTCAATTTGTCCTAGTAGTCGATAAAGACGATACCCTCCTCGGGGTCGTAACCGATGGAGATATCAGAAGGGCTATTCTAAGAGGGGACTCCCTTGATTCCCCTGTGTCCTCCGTCATGAACAGGTCCCCTAAGGTTACAGTTGAGGGTGAGTCGCGGGGCTCAATGATTCGCCGTATGAAGGAGCTTGATGTCCATTTTCTCATAAAGGTCGACGAAAATCGGCGGGTTTTGGGAATAGTCCGTTTTTCAGATCTGGCTGTCCCTGCGACCAGGACAAATCCCGTCGTCATAATGGCCGGTGGGAGGGGCCGTCGGCTGGGGGCTTTGACCGATAACTGTCCCAAGCCTATGCTGCCTTTGGGGAAGAAGCCCATACTCGAGATGATCATAGAAAACCTGGTGGAGTGCGGTTTTCTTAATTTCTATATCTCCGTAAACTACCTCAAAGACAGCATTATCGACCATTTTGGCGACGGTGACAGGCTAGGTATCAAAATAGCCTATCTTCACGAGGAAAAGCCCTTGAATACAGCGGGATCCTTGAGCCTCATAGATCCTTTGCCGAAAGAGCCCTTACTGGTGATGAACGGGGATATCTTCACCGATTTGGATTTTGGAGAGCTTATAGATACCCACGAGAGATCTGGAGCCGACGGAACCATGTGTCTCAGGGAGATGTCCTATCAGGTTCCCTTCGGAGTCGTAGATCTATCCGACGATGGCAGTGTTAGCTCCATCAGGGAAAAGCCGGTTATAACCTATATGGCGAACGCCGGTATGTATGTTCTGAGCCCAGAGGTATTGTCCTTTGTCCCTAAAGGGGAGCCCTATGCCATGACGACCCTCATGGATGACCTAATCTCCAGAGGCAAAAAACTTGTCTCCCATACCGTCGATGGCCTATGGATAGACGTCGGCAGGATGGAGGACTTTGAGCGAGCCCGTCGGTCCGTATGCGACGATTCCAGGTTGAGGTGA
- the neuC gene encoding UDP-N-acetylglucosamine 2-epimerase, whose translation MTSKNKARRKIAVVTGTRAEYGLLYWLMKEIQSDPDLELQLIVTGAHLSPEFGLTWREIESDGFPVDRSVEMLLSGDSTVAITKSLGLGLIGFADAFKELSPDVAVILGDRYEMLGVAAAANLAGIPIAHIHGGEITLGAYDDSFRHAITKMSSLHFVANETYRDRVIQMGECPESVFVVGPACADSLSRQALPSKVDLEEHLSIDLGKPLMVVTYHPETRSSLSSEDQIDRLLRALDRFKGATMVFTGANADTDGRIINDRIARFCAEDPKRKVFVQSLGRKRYWGMLSIADVVVGNSSSGVIEAPLVGVPVVNVGDRQAGRIRDPLVIDCHCDEEAIKSSISLALDRGRVDTNGRVELPSPAVTMANHIRAFEFKTPKGFYDIPWRERI comes from the coding sequence GTGACCTCTAAAAATAAAGCCCGCCGTAAGATAGCGGTAGTGACGGGCACCAGGGCGGAATACGGCCTGCTTTACTGGCTCATGAAGGAGATCCAGTCCGACCCAGATCTGGAACTGCAACTGATAGTCACCGGTGCCCATCTGTCGCCTGAGTTCGGCCTTACTTGGAGGGAGATCGAGTCCGACGGCTTTCCCGTAGACAGATCAGTGGAGATGCTCCTATCGGGGGATTCCACAGTTGCGATAACCAAATCCCTCGGCCTCGGCCTTATAGGCTTTGCCGACGCCTTTAAGGAGCTGAGCCCCGACGTCGCCGTTATCCTGGGGGATAGATACGAGATGTTAGGGGTAGCGGCGGCGGCCAACTTGGCCGGTATCCCCATAGCCCACATCCACGGAGGGGAGATAACCCTAGGTGCGTACGACGACTCCTTCCGTCACGCCATAACCAAGATGAGCTCTCTGCACTTCGTCGCCAACGAAACCTACAGGGACAGGGTTATCCAGATGGGAGAGTGTCCCGAATCGGTGTTCGTCGTCGGTCCCGCCTGCGCCGACTCCCTGTCGAGACAGGCCCTTCCGTCCAAAGTGGACCTGGAGGAACACCTTTCCATAGATCTGGGCAAGCCCCTTATGGTGGTGACATACCATCCCGAGACCCGCTCGTCGCTATCCTCGGAAGACCAGATCGACCGGTTGCTTCGTGCCCTTGACCGGTTTAAAGGGGCCACCATGGTCTTTACCGGGGCCAATGCCGATACGGATGGACGGATCATAAACGACCGCATAGCCCGTTTCTGTGCCGAAGACCCTAAACGCAAGGTATTCGTACAGTCTCTTGGAAGAAAACGGTACTGGGGGATGTTGTCCATCGCCGACGTGGTGGTAGGCAACTCATCCAGCGGCGTGATAGAGGCTCCTTTAGTAGGGGTTCCGGTGGTCAACGTCGGGGATAGACAGGCCGGTCGTATAAGGGATCCTCTGGTGATAGACTGCCATTGCGACGAAGAGGCCATAAAATCCTCCATAAGCCTCGCCCTGGATCGGGGAAGGGTGGATACCAACGGTAGGGTAGAATTGCCTAGTCCCGCTGTGACCATGGCCAATCACATTAGGGCCTTCGAGTTCAAAACGCCGAAAGGTTTTTACGACATACCCTGGAGGGAGAGGATTTAA